A portion of the Marinobacter alexandrii genome contains these proteins:
- the trkA gene encoding Trk system potassium transporter TrkA, translating to MRIVIAGAGEMGFHLAKLLTAEEQDIVIIDSNSSVLEYVSQHLDVSTVRGSSTSPRTLKEANIGKADLLIAVTSIQETNITTCLLGKSLGAKRTIARISNTELLHSRDELNLSNVGIDEVISPASLAAREIKRLLKQSALTDTFEFEKGTLSLVGITVDEGSQLYGKTLTETAYLNPDHNFTTVAILRDNKTIIPYGENKFQDGDHAYFIAQPDGIDRVTALAGKESFEIKNVMILGASKVGINTAKLLSKKYNIKMIEADKEKCLHLVDELPDTMIINGDGRDINLLKEESIDRMDAFVALTENSETNIMASLVAKNQGVRKTIALVENVDYIHLSQSIGIDTLINKKLIAASFIFRYIRKGEVLNIAGIHGVDAEILEFEISGKCKIMDKQLKDLDFPRTAIVGGVIRDGKGIAVRGNFEFEPKDRVVVLSKPECIKKVESFFK from the coding sequence ATGAGAATCGTAATAGCTGGAGCTGGTGAGATGGGCTTTCATCTTGCAAAGCTTTTAACCGCGGAAGAGCAAGATATTGTAATCATTGATTCCAATTCCTCAGTGCTGGAATATGTGTCACAACATTTGGATGTGAGCACAGTTCGAGGTAGTTCTACATCCCCGCGAACTTTAAAAGAAGCAAATATCGGCAAAGCAGATCTTTTAATAGCTGTTACGTCTATTCAAGAAACAAACATCACAACATGTCTTCTGGGTAAAAGCCTTGGAGCAAAGAGGACAATAGCCCGTATTTCCAATACAGAGCTGTTGCATTCCAGAGATGAATTGAATTTAAGTAATGTAGGAATAGATGAAGTAATCTCGCCTGCATCTTTGGCAGCTCGAGAGATTAAAAGGCTTCTAAAGCAATCTGCCCTCACAGATACCTTTGAATTTGAAAAGGGGACCCTTTCCCTTGTTGGAATTACGGTAGATGAGGGGTCTCAGCTTTATGGTAAAACATTAACTGAAACGGCATACTTAAACCCTGATCATAATTTCACCACGGTTGCTATTCTAAGAGACAACAAGACAATTATACCTTACGGAGAAAACAAGTTTCAAGATGGAGATCATGCATACTTCATCGCACAGCCAGATGGTATAGATCGAGTTACAGCCCTTGCAGGTAAGGAAAGTTTTGAAATCAAAAATGTAATGATCCTTGGAGCTAGTAAAGTAGGGATTAATACGGCAAAGCTTTTAAGCAAGAAGTACAATATCAAAATGATAGAAGCAGACAAAGAGAAGTGTTTGCACTTGGTTGATGAGCTTCCTGATACCATGATCATCAATGGAGATGGAAGAGATATTAATTTATTGAAAGAGGAAAGCATCGATCGGATGGATGCCTTTGTGGCTCTTACAGAAAATTCTGAAACCAACATCATGGCTTCTTTGGTTGCAAAAAATCAGGGAGTTCGAAAGACAATCGCCTTGGTTGAAAATGTTGATTATATACATCTTTCTCAGAGTATTGGTATTGATACCTTGATAAACAAAAAACTGATCGCTGCGAGCTTCATTTTCAGGTACATTAGAAAAGGAGAAGTGTTAAACATTGCAGGTATTCATGGAGTTGATGCGGAGATACTGGAGTTTGAAATAAGTGGTAAGTGCAAGATTATGGACAAACAACTTAAGGATCTGGATTTTCCGCGAACGGCAATTGTTGG
- a CDS encoding sodium:alanine symporter family protein, with amino-acid sequence MESISSFLSDAVNFLWGPPLLILLVGGGLFFLIYSRFLPFRFFGHAINVLRGKYDDPDDPGDINHFQALSGALAATIGMGNVSGVALAIAAGGPGALFWMWISAFFGMATKFFTCTLAVLYRGKDSEGDLQGGPMYVIREGMGKKWMFLAFFFCVACFIGATPVFQANQMVAVFKDVVLIPAGVQDSFGVDLVIGIVLAVIVGLVILGGIKRIGNVASKLVPSMVILFVGSVLVILIMNIGEIIPSFMFILEDAFSAKAVLGGAVGAIVIEGAKRAAFSNEAGIGTAPMMHGAAKTKEPVREGLVAMLGPAIDTIVVCTMTGLCILITGVWNSGEVDGIVLTSKAFEASLPGVGPYILVICVMIFAITTIFGLAYYGQKCFSFMIGAKYTKYFHYYYIALVVFGSVSSLDIVINLVFVGYGLMAIPTMISAISLAPKVMKAAKRYFDEVSE; translated from the coding sequence ATGGAATCAATTAGTTCGTTTTTATCTGATGCGGTAAACTTTTTATGGGGGCCGCCATTGCTTATTTTGCTTGTAGGTGGAGGTCTTTTTTTTCTTATCTATTCAAGATTTCTTCCATTTAGATTTTTTGGACATGCAATAAATGTCCTTCGGGGAAAATATGACGATCCGGATGATCCGGGAGATATCAATCATTTTCAAGCATTATCAGGAGCATTAGCAGCTACCATAGGTATGGGAAATGTGAGTGGTGTGGCGCTGGCAATAGCAGCAGGTGGACCGGGAGCTTTGTTTTGGATGTGGATCAGTGCATTTTTTGGAATGGCTACCAAGTTTTTTACTTGTACACTAGCGGTACTCTACAGAGGGAAGGACTCAGAAGGGGATTTACAAGGCGGGCCCATGTATGTGATTCGAGAAGGAATGGGTAAGAAATGGATGTTTCTTGCATTCTTCTTTTGTGTGGCATGTTTCATAGGAGCTACTCCTGTATTTCAGGCCAATCAAATGGTTGCTGTATTTAAAGATGTAGTGCTTATCCCGGCGGGAGTTCAGGATTCATTCGGCGTTGACCTAGTCATAGGTATAGTGCTTGCGGTGATCGTGGGACTAGTCATTCTAGGCGGGATTAAGCGAATAGGAAATGTAGCCTCGAAGTTGGTCCCGTCAATGGTAATACTTTTCGTAGGCAGTGTATTGGTCATTTTGATTATGAATATCGGAGAGATAATTCCATCCTTTATGTTCATCCTGGAGGATGCTTTTTCAGCCAAAGCAGTACTTGGTGGAGCTGTAGGAGCAATTGTAATTGAAGGAGCAAAGAGGGCAGCCTTTTCGAACGAAGCTGGTATAGGTACAGCTCCTATGATGCATGGAGCGGCAAAAACAAAAGAACCTGTACGAGAAGGCCTAGTAGCTATGCTAGGTCCAGCAATTGATACCATTGTGGTTTGCACAATGACAGGATTATGTATTTTGATAACAGGTGTCTGGAATAGTGGGGAGGTAGATGGGATTGTTCTGACATCAAAAGCCTTTGAAGCTAGTTTGCCAGGAGTGGGACCTTATATACTGGTAATTTGTGTGATGATCTTTGCCATAACGACCATATTTGGTCTGGCTTATTATGGCCAAAAATGCTTTTCATTCATGATTGGAGCTAAGTATACCAAGTATTTCCATTATTACTATATAGCGCTTGTTGTTTTTGGGTCTGTGTCGAGTCTTGATATTGTGATCAACCTTGTTTTTGTAGGCTATGGATTGATGGCAATACCTACAATGATATCCGCAATATCACTAGCACCTAAAGTAATGAAGGCTGCTAAACGCTATTTCGACGAAGTATCGGAGTAA
- a CDS encoding DUF4442 domain-containing protein produces the protein MYQFLSSVSHRYFKSHSHNLFKWFFNISPMYRRTTGRVTSVSKDFSRVEIKISISYKNKNYVGTIFGGSLFAATDPIYMVQLIQLLGRDFVVWDKSSDVKFRRPASSDAYAVFEFTQEEVEQIKLDVADKKEIDLVKNVHLKSKEGKLFCEIEKTIYVADKAYYKEKRNKKTTS, from the coding sequence ATGTATCAGTTTCTCTCAAGCGTTTCCCATCGATACTTTAAAAGTCATTCGCATAATTTGTTTAAGTGGTTTTTCAATATTTCTCCTATGTATAGGAGAACCACAGGAAGAGTAACTTCTGTAAGTAAGGATTTCAGTCGTGTAGAAATCAAGATTTCTATTTCGTACAAGAATAAGAACTATGTTGGAACGATATTCGGAGGTAGTCTTTTTGCTGCTACAGATCCTATTTACATGGTTCAGCTAATTCAACTATTAGGAAGGGATTTTGTAGTCTGGGATAAATCATCTGATGTAAAGTTCAGACGTCCAGCTAGTTCAGATGCATATGCTGTATTTGAATTTACACAAGAAGAAGTTGAACAAATAAAGCTTGATGTTGCTGATAAAAAAGAAATTGATCTGGTAAAAAATGTTCACCTTAAAAGTAAAGAGGGGAAGCTGTTCTGCGAGATTGAAAAGACCATTTATGTAGCTGATAAGGCGTACTACAAAGAGAAGAGAAATAAGAAGACTACTTCTTAA
- a CDS encoding DJ-1/PfpI family protein, translated as MRKIAVVSIVLFSLCSQPKKEQTEKVTIEPIATGKSFNAAFLMIDGVYNSELMAPYDIFQHTIFHTEGGINVFTVNETMDTVTTFEGLKLIPHYSFDSPDLPKIDILVVPSAEHNMSSDLQNEVLINWVSEIGGKADYVMSLCDGAFVLAKAGLVKGKESTTFPTDINKYREAFSDLTVHEDVSFVHHSDLLTSAGGAKSYDVALYLVHHLYGEQVAKGVGRGLVIDWDLNDYDFIIVE; from the coding sequence ATGAGAAAGATTGCTGTCGTCTCAATAGTTCTTTTTTCACTCTGTTCTCAACCCAAAAAAGAGCAGACAGAAAAAGTAACTATTGAACCGATAGCAACGGGAAAATCTTTCAATGCAGCATTTCTAATGATTGATGGGGTGTATAACTCGGAGCTCATGGCTCCTTATGATATTTTTCAGCACACCATTTTTCATACAGAGGGAGGTATCAATGTATTCACCGTGAATGAGACAATGGATACAGTCACAACCTTCGAAGGGCTTAAACTTATTCCGCATTATTCATTTGATAGCCCTGATCTTCCAAAGATAGACATATTGGTAGTACCCAGTGCGGAACACAACATGAGTTCTGACCTACAAAATGAAGTCCTTATTAATTGGGTTTCTGAAATCGGAGGTAAAGCTGATTATGTGATGTCGTTGTGTGATGGAGCATTTGTCTTAGCAAAGGCAGGATTGGTAAAGGGTAAAGAATCCACTACGTTTCCTACTGATATCAATAAATATCGTGAAGCATTCTCCGATCTAACAGTGCATGAAGATGTTTCCTTTGTTCATCATAGCGACTTACTCACATCAGCTGGCGGAGCTAAATCTTATGACGTTGCTCTTTACCTCGTTCATCATCTCTATGGTGAACAAGTAGCTAAAGGAGTAGGCCGAGGTTTAGTTATCGATTGGGACCTCAATGATTACGACTTCATTATCGTTGAATAA
- a CDS encoding SAM-dependent methyltransferase — MSQGKLFLIPTYLSSDNDASFMSPMVSEVLKNTGHYFVENVRTARRFISSLKAGITIEELEFQILDKKSNWDQMYPLFEPIRNGKDMGVISEAGVPCLADPGNLAVSFAHQTRIQVVPMPGTSSIQMALIASGFNGQKFTFHGYLPIDKSPRQQKISELEKLSQSGYTQLFMETPYRNQQLIKDILKICRPDTLLSISADISGSTEKILTQPVSKWQKTDIQIHKIPAIFSFGQFP, encoded by the coding sequence ATGAGTCAAGGCAAACTTTTTCTTATTCCGACTTACTTATCATCAGATAACGATGCTTCTTTCATGTCTCCAATGGTGTCAGAGGTACTGAAAAACACAGGACACTACTTTGTTGAGAATGTTCGCACTGCCAGAAGGTTCATTAGTAGTTTGAAAGCGGGGATTACTATTGAAGAGCTTGAATTTCAAATTCTAGATAAAAAATCAAATTGGGACCAGATGTATCCTCTATTTGAACCAATCCGAAATGGTAAAGATATGGGTGTAATTTCAGAGGCGGGTGTTCCATGCCTAGCAGACCCAGGAAACCTTGCGGTTAGTTTTGCTCACCAAACCAGAATACAAGTTGTGCCAATGCCGGGTACTTCCTCCATTCAAATGGCTTTAATAGCATCTGGCTTCAATGGACAAAAATTTACTTTTCACGGATATCTCCCTATCGACAAAAGTCCTCGACAGCAAAAAATAAGCGAACTAGAAAAGCTTAGTCAGTCGGGATATACGCAACTTTTTATGGAAACTCCCTACCGGAATCAACAATTAATAAAGGACATTCTGAAGATCTGCAGACCAGATACTTTATTAAGTATTAGTGCAGATATTTCAGGTTCAACTGAAAAGATCCTTACTCAGCCAGTTTCTAAATGGCAGAAAACAGACATTCAAATACATAAAATTCCGGCTATTTTTAGTTTTGGTCAATTTCCCTAA
- a CDS encoding prolyl oligopeptidase family serine peptidase gives MKNTLIIIAMLLSIAAISQSKTIKGTVFYEETKEPVPFAYVKLKDVAYGTVTEYNGTFSLKIPEKYFDSILEFSYVGLKPYELPLFNYKEPVKIYMETDITELYTVIVSTKRDINPKSILKKALKAIPDNYVNEEFNLEGYYREHVKENDNPVKYADAAFVLDLKPYTGKSEKRKKFENPVDLSGVTTIGSWVSRSSSLHRWHFHQSVLKGEKAKIIEAKSSDDLNTTRLYSNIQGGPLSALTKDRLKYPKNFLTNFGKYEYTLLEVEKNNEGYYLINFKPEMSAEKMGDKRRSFNYEYKLGGSILIRKEDLAITEINYSVPPEYKQYICGYRGWSVRHFDFSVESKYAKRGDRYVLEYLKHSDEFIVEDTATDRRVPYAAISEFFTHDVKVQDKLAVKKDENFSNSDYNYLFDLPEGYNTEFWAKYGLEHPEAKVPEPIYVALSAETKLEKQFANKLTRDTTLVPPIAKKKPEVLQIHGQKIQDDYAWLKDTKNPLGNEEVMQHLSQENGYTNNYFKPLKPLQRELFKEVKSYVQDNYKSLPKEEGGYKYYYKYAPEEEYARYYRISKEKNSKEELLFDVNKMAEDKGFYSFGGLIVSPNDQIVAYSENTTGNDKWVLKFKDFSRDKLLPHQIEYVGGMIWLTDSTLLYVNLEEKTFRSSKVFRFDLKTGEKKLVYEEKDKKFSVGIGKSRSKQFAFISSSASNQNEVRLLNLNNPDGEFRIVTPRREKHIYGLSHYEDKFYILTNHKAINNKLMVTDTSSFEEKYWKEEIAENSEIEITGVLPFKNWMVFQERHGLLHKVKVVSKLDGKEHYIKQGNDRAVYLGKNNDFDTDTLRISKVNYHRPLRILNYDMEKKKFKQLKSVGGISPMFFASVETVYAEAKDGTKIPITLIYNKRIVKDLKKAGKTPSLYITGYGSYGSSYSAGYNPNVSPLLQKGFVYAIAHVRGGGDLGEEWYQEGKMLKKKNTFTDFISCTEFLISEGYGEEGKVIAEGGSAGGLLMGAIANMRPDLYKLLILNVPFVDVINTMMDEKLPLTSLEYDEWGNPNEKKYFKYIRSYSPYENVEAKDYPNMLFLTAINDSRVGYWEPAKMVAKLREMKTDDNEVLLRTDFSSGHGGASGRYASLAETAFKYALILEMIR, from the coding sequence ATGAAGAACACCCTAATCATCATAGCGATGCTTTTAAGCATTGCTGCAATTTCGCAATCGAAGACAATAAAAGGAACCGTTTTTTATGAGGAAACAAAAGAACCCGTCCCTTTTGCCTATGTCAAACTCAAGGATGTTGCTTATGGTACCGTAACTGAGTATAATGGTACATTTTCGCTGAAAATCCCAGAGAAGTATTTTGATAGTATTCTTGAATTCTCCTATGTGGGGCTCAAACCTTACGAGCTTCCGCTCTTCAATTATAAGGAACCTGTCAAAATTTATATGGAGACAGATATCACCGAACTCTACACGGTCATTGTAAGTACCAAGCGTGATATCAATCCAAAAAGCATTCTCAAAAAGGCTTTGAAAGCGATTCCTGATAATTACGTGAATGAAGAATTCAACCTGGAAGGGTACTATCGTGAACATGTAAAAGAAAATGACAATCCAGTTAAATATGCTGATGCCGCCTTTGTATTAGATCTCAAGCCTTATACGGGCAAAAGCGAAAAGAGAAAGAAATTTGAAAATCCTGTAGACCTCTCAGGCGTAACAACCATTGGGAGTTGGGTCTCACGTTCTTCATCGCTGCATAGATGGCATTTTCATCAAAGTGTACTAAAAGGCGAAAAGGCAAAGATTATTGAAGCAAAGTCCAGCGATGATCTAAACACCACAAGACTCTACTCCAATATCCAGGGAGGACCTTTAAGTGCTCTTACAAAGGATAGATTAAAGTATCCAAAAAACTTTCTCACAAACTTTGGTAAATATGAATACACGTTGCTGGAGGTAGAGAAAAATAACGAGGGCTATTATTTGATCAATTTTAAGCCGGAAATGTCCGCGGAAAAAATGGGGGACAAAAGACGATCATTTAATTACGAATACAAGCTAGGCGGGAGCATCCTTATACGAAAAGAGGACCTGGCCATTACGGAAATAAACTACTCAGTGCCTCCGGAGTACAAACAGTATATATGTGGATATCGAGGATGGTCTGTGCGCCACTTTGATTTCTCGGTAGAAAGTAAATATGCAAAAAGAGGTGATCGCTATGTTCTTGAGTATTTGAAGCATTCCGATGAGTTTATTGTAGAAGATACAGCCACTGATAGACGAGTTCCATATGCTGCTATTTCTGAGTTTTTCACTCATGATGTAAAAGTCCAGGACAAGCTAGCTGTCAAAAAAGACGAAAACTTCAGCAATTCCGACTACAATTATCTATTCGACTTACCCGAAGGATACAACACTGAGTTTTGGGCTAAGTATGGTTTAGAGCATCCGGAAGCAAAAGTGCCAGAGCCTATTTATGTTGCCTTAAGTGCTGAAACCAAATTAGAAAAACAGTTCGCAAACAAACTAACCAGAGATACAACACTGGTTCCTCCAATAGCAAAAAAGAAACCTGAAGTACTACAAATTCATGGGCAGAAAATTCAAGATGACTATGCTTGGCTCAAAGACACTAAAAACCCATTGGGCAATGAGGAAGTCATGCAGCATCTCAGCCAGGAAAATGGATATACTAACAACTACTTCAAACCCCTGAAACCACTCCAGAGAGAATTATTCAAGGAGGTAAAGTCATATGTTCAAGATAATTATAAGTCCTTACCCAAAGAAGAGGGTGGCTATAAGTATTACTATAAATATGCCCCTGAAGAGGAATATGCTAGATATTACAGAATTTCAAAAGAGAAGAATAGCAAAGAAGAACTCCTATTTGATGTAAACAAAATGGCAGAAGACAAAGGATTCTACTCCTTTGGCGGTCTTATCGTAAGTCCGAATGATCAGATTGTTGCATACTCAGAAAACACCACTGGAAATGATAAGTGGGTATTAAAATTTAAAGACTTCAGTAGGGACAAATTACTGCCTCATCAAATTGAATATGTGGGCGGAATGATTTGGCTTACAGATTCAACCCTTCTCTATGTAAATCTTGAAGAGAAAACATTTCGTTCTTCAAAGGTCTTCAGGTTTGATTTGAAGACCGGAGAAAAGAAGTTGGTCTATGAAGAAAAAGACAAGAAATTCTCTGTTGGAATAGGAAAATCTAGAAGTAAGCAATTTGCTTTTATAAGTTCCTCTGCAAGCAATCAGAATGAAGTAAGGTTACTGAACTTAAACAATCCCGATGGTGAATTTAGAATAGTTACACCAAGGAGAGAAAAGCATATATATGGTCTCTCTCATTATGAAGACAAATTTTACATTCTAACGAATCATAAGGCTATAAATAATAAGCTGATGGTCACCGATACTTCCAGTTTTGAGGAAAAGTATTGGAAAGAAGAGATTGCAGAGAACTCGGAAATTGAAATTACGGGTGTGCTTCCATTCAAAAATTGGATGGTATTTCAAGAAAGACATGGACTACTACACAAAGTGAAAGTGGTAAGTAAACTGGATGGCAAAGAACACTACATAAAGCAAGGGAATGATCGTGCAGTCTATTTAGGCAAAAACAATGACTTTGATACTGATACTTTAAGAATAAGCAAAGTAAACTACCACAGACCTCTTCGCATTCTTAACTATGACATGGAGAAGAAGAAGTTTAAGCAACTTAAATCTGTTGGAGGAATTTCGCCTATGTTTTTTGCTAGTGTAGAAACCGTGTATGCAGAAGCAAAAGATGGTACTAAAATTCCAATCACATTAATCTACAATAAAAGAATCGTGAAAGACTTGAAAAAAGCCGGGAAAACCCCTTCACTGTATATCACGGGGTATGGCTCTTATGGCTCAAGTTATTCTGCTGGGTATAATCCCAACGTTTCACCTCTTTTACAAAAGGGATTTGTATATGCCATAGCTCACGTAAGAGGAGGAGGAGACCTTGGAGAAGAATGGTATCAGGAAGGAAAAATGCTGAAGAAGAAAAATACATTTACCGACTTTATCTCGTGTACTGAGTTTCTGATTTCTGAAGGGTATGGCGAAGAAGGGAAAGTTATTGCGGAAGGTGGAAGTGCCGGAGGTCTACTCATGGGAGCAATTGCCAATATGCGACCTGATCTTTACAAACTGCTTATCCTGAATGTACCATTTGTAGATGTAATCAATACGATGATGGATGAGAAACTTCCACTCACAAGCCTTGAGTACGACGAGTGGGGAAACCCAAATGAAAAGAAATATTTCAAATACATTAGATCGTATTCTCCATACGAAAACGTAGAAGCCAAAGACTATCCAAATATGCTATTCTTGACAGCCATCAATGACTCTAGGGTAGGATACTGGGAGCCTGCAAAAATGGTAGCCAAACTACGTGAGATGAAAACCGATGATAATGAAGTGCTTCTAAGAACAGATTTTTCTTCTGGACATGGAGGAGCTTCAGGACGATACGCTTCGCTAGCAGAAACGGCTTTCAAATACGCTTTGATTTTGGAAATGATAAGATAA
- the metK gene encoding methionine adenosyltransferase translates to MPYLFTSESVSEGHPDKIADQISDALVDHFLAFDPDSKVACETMVTTGLVALAGEVKTKAYIDVQNIAREVINKIGYTKGEYMFDGNSCGVISAIHEQSPDINQGVERASEDEQGAGDQGMMFGYATKETDNYMPLALNLSHRILMELADIRKEGKEMTYLRPDAKSQVTIEYDDNNQPIRIDAIVVSTQHDDFDNEDNMLKKIKEDVISILIPRVKSKLNDQNQGLFNDQINYHINPTGKFVIGGPHGDAGLTGRKIIVDTYGGKGAHGGGAFSGKDPSKVDRSAAYATRHIAKNLIAAGVANEILVQVSYAIGVAQPMGIYVNTYGTANVDMNDGEIAKIVENIFDMRPAYIIKRLKLKEPIYSESAAYGHMGRTPEVKQVNFIGNGGEEVKKVVETFTWEKLDYLDQVKEAFNLS, encoded by the coding sequence ATGCCATATTTGTTTACCTCTGAGTCCGTAAGTGAAGGACATCCTGATAAAATTGCCGATCAAATTTCAGATGCTTTAGTAGATCATTTTCTAGCATTTGATCCGGATAGCAAAGTGGCTTGTGAGACCATGGTAACAACCGGGCTTGTAGCTTTAGCTGGAGAAGTAAAAACAAAGGCATATATCGATGTACAAAACATCGCCCGTGAGGTCATTAATAAAATAGGCTATACTAAAGGTGAGTACATGTTTGATGGAAATTCTTGTGGCGTAATTTCGGCCATCCACGAGCAGTCTCCTGATATTAATCAGGGTGTTGAAAGAGCATCCGAAGATGAGCAAGGGGCCGGAGATCAAGGAATGATGTTTGGCTATGCTACCAAAGAGACAGATAATTATATGCCTTTGGCGTTGAATCTATCTCATCGGATTTTAATGGAGCTTGCAGATATCCGTAAGGAAGGCAAAGAAATGACTTACCTAAGACCAGATGCCAAATCTCAGGTGACCATCGAATATGATGACAACAATCAACCAATAAGAATTGATGCAATCGTAGTTTCTACTCAGCATGATGATTTTGACAATGAAGACAACATGCTCAAAAAGATTAAAGAAGATGTAATTAGTATTCTTATCCCACGAGTAAAGTCAAAACTTAACGATCAAAACCAAGGACTCTTTAACGATCAAATAAACTATCATATTAATCCAACTGGGAAATTTGTCATTGGCGGCCCTCATGGAGATGCAGGTCTGACAGGACGGAAAATAATTGTTGATACTTATGGTGGTAAGGGAGCGCATGGCGGGGGAGCTTTCTCAGGAAAAGACCCTTCAAAAGTAGACCGATCAGCGGCGTATGCTACTCGACATATTGCAAAGAACCTTATAGCTGCTGGAGTAGCTAATGAAATTCTTGTTCAAGTATCATATGCAATTGGAGTTGCTCAGCCAATGGGTATTTATGTCAACACATACGGCACTGCTAATGTGGATATGAATGATGGTGAGATTGCGAAAATTGTAGAAAATATTTTTGATATGCGTCCTGCATATATCATTAAAAGATTAAAACTTAAAGAACCGATCTATTCCGAGTCTGCTGCATACGGACATATGGGTAGAACACCTGAAGTAAAACAAGTTAATTTCATAGGAAACGGAGGAGAAGAAGTGAAAAAAGTGGTTGAAACATTTACTTGGGAAAAACTTGACTATTTAGATCAAGTAAAAGAGGCCTTCAATTTATCATGA
- a CDS encoding alpha/beta fold hydrolase, producing MKLHFRTLGAGEPLIIMHGVFGSSDNWQTLGKVFSKEYKVYLVDLRNHGNSPHSEDFDYDFMVGDVVELMSDEGLSKSHILGHSMGGKVAMHLATKHSEMVDKLIVVDIAPKYYPPHHHQIFEGFHAVDFKNLQNRKDADKQMSAVISNIGVRQFILKNLDRKKDGSFEWKLNIAAIENAIEKVGARIEGDVSFDGATLFIAGGTSDYIDNEDHDLIRSYFSKADIVPVEGAGHWIHAEKPEELGQIVIKFLAS from the coding sequence GTGAAATTACATTTTAGAACATTAGGAGCAGGCGAACCCCTCATTATAATGCATGGGGTATTTGGGTCGTCAGACAACTGGCAGACACTTGGAAAGGTTTTTTCAAAAGAATACAAGGTGTATCTCGTGGATTTAAGAAATCATGGCAATTCCCCTCATAGCGAGGACTTTGATTATGATTTTATGGTTGGTGATGTTGTTGAACTCATGAGTGATGAAGGTCTGAGTAAATCTCATATACTAGGCCATTCCATGGGGGGGAAAGTGGCTATGCATCTTGCCACGAAGCATTCGGAAATGGTTGATAAGCTTATCGTTGTGGACATTGCTCCCAAATACTACCCTCCTCATCACCATCAAATATTCGAAGGCTTTCACGCTGTAGATTTTAAAAATCTTCAAAATAGAAAAGATGCAGACAAACAAATGTCAGCAGTAATCTCAAACATTGGTGTCCGACAATTCATCCTCAAAAATCTCGATCGAAAAAAAGATGGAAGCTTTGAATGGAAACTTAATATAGCTGCGATAGAAAATGCCATTGAAAAAGTAGGTGCAAGAATTGAAGGTGACGTTAGTTTCGATGGTGCAACCTTGTTTATTGCAGGAGGCACGTCTGATTACATAGATAACGAAGACCATGACCTTATTCGTTCGTATTTTTCGAAAGCCGATATAGTACCTGTGGAAGGAGCTGGTCATTGGATTCATGCTGAAAAGCCTGAAGAGTTGGGTCAAATAGTCATCAAATTTTTAGCATCATGA